One Sphaerisporangium krabiense DNA segment encodes these proteins:
- a CDS encoding ABC transporter permease has product MTIEKVHEPPARRPAPGPREGRDGAAAGLETPRFLGARRRPAALSAALRISVPLLLLAAWWYGSASGRIPPDVLAAPSAVLGALRELAATGQLADYLLASGHRAGLGVLTGGGLGLVLGVAAGLSALGEELVDPTMQMLRAVPFLALVPLFISWFGVGETFKILLIAVAAAIPMYAYTYLGVRNVDRKVVEAARGFGLRGHRLALGVVVPSALPSVLMALRISLSVSLTGLIAAEQIGATEGIGYLVTLAQQYFRPDYMVLCVLVYAALGLIFDGAIRVVERLAMPWRGQVVAR; this is encoded by the coding sequence ATGACCATCGAGAAGGTACACGAGCCGCCCGCGCGGCGGCCCGCGCCCGGCCCGCGGGAGGGCCGGGACGGCGCGGCGGCGGGACTGGAGACGCCGAGGTTCCTCGGCGCCCGCCGCCGCCCCGCGGCCCTGTCCGCCGCGCTGCGGATCTCCGTCCCCCTGCTGCTCCTGGCCGCCTGGTGGTACGGGTCCGCCAGTGGGCGCATCCCGCCGGACGTGCTCGCCGCGCCCTCCGCGGTCCTCGGCGCGCTGCGCGAGCTGGCCGCCACCGGGCAGCTCGCCGACTACCTGCTCGCCTCCGGGCACCGCGCCGGGCTCGGCGTGCTCACCGGCGGCGGCCTCGGGCTCGTGCTCGGCGTCGCGGCCGGACTGTCGGCGCTCGGCGAGGAACTGGTCGACCCGACCATGCAGATGCTGCGTGCCGTGCCGTTCCTCGCGCTCGTCCCGCTGTTCATCTCGTGGTTCGGGGTCGGCGAGACCTTCAAGATCCTGCTCATCGCGGTCGCCGCCGCCATCCCGATGTACGCCTACACCTATCTGGGAGTCAGGAACGTGGACCGCAAGGTCGTGGAAGCGGCGCGCGGGTTCGGCCTGCGCGGGCACCGGCTCGCGCTCGGCGTGGTCGTCCCGAGCGCCCTGCCCAGCGTGCTCATGGCCCTGCGCATCAGCCTGTCGGTCTCGCTGACCGGCCTGATCGCCGCCGAGCAGATCGGCGCCACCGAGGGCATCGGCTACCTCGTCACGCTCGCCCAGCAGTACTTCCGCCCCGACTACATGGTGCTGTGCGTGCTCGTCTACGCCGCGCTCGGGCTGATCTTCGACGGCGCCATCCGCGTGGTGGAGCGGCTGGCCATGCCGTGGCGCGGCCAGGTGGTGGCCCGATGA
- a CDS encoding ABC transporter ATP-binding protein codes for MSEPVFQPRGEIPGELAVQVRGLRKAFGPKIVLDGVDLDIRRGEFFALLGPSGTGKTTLLRILAGLELPDAGTVLAARRRTTVYQEPRLIPARRVLANVTLGLPSAAREAGRRALAEVGLDGYARKWPATLSGGEAQRVALARALVRDPEVLLLDEPFAALDALTRLQMQDLVAELCERHRPAVVLVTHDVEEAVRLADRVVVLRDGALAVDRTIDLPHPRDRNAPEFADARRLFLSHLGVTAAVH; via the coding sequence ATGAGCGAGCCCGTCTTCCAGCCGCGCGGCGAGATCCCCGGCGAGCTGGCCGTCCAGGTCAGGGGGCTGCGCAAGGCGTTCGGCCCCAAGATCGTGCTGGACGGCGTCGACCTGGACATCCGCAGGGGCGAGTTCTTCGCGCTGCTCGGCCCGAGCGGCACCGGCAAGACCACGCTGCTGCGCATCCTGGCCGGGCTGGAGCTGCCCGACGCGGGCACCGTCCTCGCCGCCCGCCGGCGCACGACCGTCTACCAGGAGCCCCGGCTCATCCCCGCCCGGCGGGTGCTCGCCAACGTCACCCTCGGCCTGCCGTCCGCGGCCCGCGAGGCCGGGCGCCGCGCGCTCGCCGAGGTCGGCCTCGACGGGTACGCCCGCAAGTGGCCCGCGACGCTGTCCGGCGGCGAGGCGCAGCGCGTGGCCCTGGCCAGGGCCCTGGTGCGCGACCCCGAGGTGCTGCTGCTGGACGAGCCGTTCGCCGCGCTCGACGCCCTCACCCGCCTGCAGATGCAGGACCTGGTCGCCGAGCTGTGCGAACGGCACCGCCCGGCGGTCGTCCTGGTCACCCACGACGTGGAGGAGGCGGTCCGGCTCGCCGACCGCGTGGTGGTGCTGCGCGACGGCGCGCTCGCCGTCGACAGGACCATCGACCTGCCCCACCCCCGCGACCGCAACGCGCCCGAGTTCGCCGACGCCCGCCGCCTGTTTCTGTCCCACCTCGGCGTCACCGCCGCCGTCCACTGA
- a CDS encoding ABC transporter substrate-binding protein yields MTSVDKLWYTRCPVPTASGLAHHQGWLAEEFRAAGLEIGILQDAEPELAERHFDHRLLGLFREGGNVPALAARSAGAPTRLIGLTWIEEWQSILVRADSGITNAAGLAGARVALPGWAETRGKSFPRAMALHGFKGALSQGGLTLDDVTFVEVAAQVRPSVGRDAGARAFAWPGIAELARGEVDAVYAKGARAAEQAAEIGAVVAVDLDAHPDVRTRVNNGTPRPITVHERLLDERPDLVVGFLVQTLRAAEWARGDLARVREILAAETRSGADAVATAYRGDFHRSLHPDLSEHRLDLLRVQKDFLLVHGFLDADVDVAAWAAHEPLAEAHRRLAAWADLAGAVAR; encoded by the coding sequence ATGACCTCCGTCGACAAGCTTTGGTACACCCGCTGCCCCGTCCCCACCGCCAGCGGCCTCGCCCACCACCAGGGCTGGCTCGCCGAGGAGTTCCGGGCCGCGGGCCTGGAGATCGGCATCCTGCAGGACGCGGAGCCCGAGCTGGCCGAGCGTCACTTCGACCACCGCCTGCTCGGCCTGTTCCGCGAGGGCGGCAACGTCCCCGCCCTGGCCGCGCGGTCCGCCGGGGCACCGACCCGGCTGATCGGCCTGACCTGGATCGAGGAGTGGCAGTCCATCCTCGTCCGCGCCGACTCCGGGATCACCAACGCCGCCGGCCTGGCCGGCGCCCGGGTCGCGCTGCCGGGCTGGGCCGAGACCCGCGGCAAGAGCTTCCCGCGGGCCATGGCCCTGCACGGCTTCAAGGGCGCGCTGTCGCAGGGCGGCCTCACCCTCGACGACGTCACCTTCGTCGAGGTCGCCGCCCAGGTCAGGCCCAGCGTGGGCCGCGACGCGGGCGCGCGGGCCTTCGCCTGGCCCGGCATCGCCGAGCTGGCGCGCGGCGAGGTCGACGCCGTGTACGCCAAGGGGGCGCGCGCGGCCGAGCAGGCCGCCGAGATCGGCGCGGTCGTCGCCGTGGACCTCGACGCCCACCCCGACGTGCGCACCCGCGTCAACAACGGCACGCCGCGGCCCATCACCGTCCACGAGCGCCTCCTCGACGAGCGGCCCGACCTGGTCGTCGGGTTCCTCGTCCAGACGCTGCGCGCGGCCGAGTGGGCGCGCGGCGACCTCGCCCGGGTCCGCGAGATCCTCGCCGCGGAGACCAGGTCCGGCGCCGACGCGGTGGCCACCGCCTACCGCGGGGACTTCCACCGCTCCCTGCACCCCGACCTGTCGGAGCACCGGCTGGACCTGCTCCGCGTCCAGAAGGACTTCCTGCTCGTGCACGGCTTCCTCGACGCCGACGTCGACGTCGCCGCGTGGGCGGCGCACGAGCCGCTCGCCGAGGCCCACAGGCGCCTGGCCGCCTGGGCCGACCTCGCCGGGGCGGTGGCGCGATGA
- a CDS encoding LLM class flavin-dependent oxidoreductase, whose protein sequence is MTETPEFLVTVPTRGDGRHPLRRDRGDWEERRPLPAFVTDPRGGVSGPSAHIAQVGRAAEIAGLDGALVPFDPEGEESLVLAAGLLRGSRHLRVIAGFHAGIATPVYAAKLSASLQRFTGGRLDWQIDVALDPVVARAHGDFLQGGDRYARAEEFLTVAKGVWHEEGYTYEGVFYQVLAGGFQPPNAGLPFPRVHLSGIEPGALALSARHADVHLFDPGQNLDVGIAGLGDRAAAEGRAVAYGLRLPVLAREDEEEAWREARGLWALAGGADEDFPRPDPKTGLWPGFDRIAGPGALGLVGSYEGVAAGIRAYRDLGVTTFVLSARPTVEEAYRLGERLLPLFATESQKETAHVH, encoded by the coding sequence ATGACCGAGACCCCCGAGTTCCTGGTCACCGTCCCCACGCGCGGCGACGGGCGCCACCCGCTGCGCCGCGACCGCGGCGACTGGGAGGAACGCCGCCCGCTGCCCGCCTTCGTCACCGACCCGCGCGGCGGGGTGTCCGGGCCGTCCGCCCACATCGCCCAGGTGGGCAGGGCCGCCGAGATCGCCGGCCTGGACGGCGCTCTGGTCCCCTTCGACCCCGAGGGCGAGGAGTCGCTGGTGCTGGCGGCCGGGTTGCTGCGCGGCAGCAGGCACCTGCGCGTCATCGCCGGGTTCCACGCCGGGATCGCCACCCCGGTGTACGCGGCCAAGCTGTCCGCCTCCCTGCAGCGGTTCACCGGCGGGCGGCTCGACTGGCAGATCGACGTCGCCCTCGACCCGGTCGTGGCCCGCGCGCACGGCGACTTCCTCCAGGGCGGCGACCGCTACGCCCGCGCCGAGGAGTTCCTCACCGTCGCCAAGGGCGTGTGGCACGAGGAGGGCTACACCTACGAGGGCGTCTTCTACCAGGTGCTCGCCGGCGGATTCCAGCCGCCCAACGCCGGCCTGCCCTTCCCGCGCGTCCACCTCAGCGGCATCGAGCCCGGCGCGCTCGCGCTGTCGGCCCGCCACGCCGACGTGCACCTGTTCGACCCCGGCCAGAACCTCGACGTCGGGATCGCCGGCCTGGGCGACCGCGCGGCGGCAGAGGGACGCGCGGTCGCCTACGGCCTGCGGCTGCCGGTCCTGGCCCGTGAGGACGAGGAGGAGGCGTGGCGCGAGGCCCGCGGCCTGTGGGCGCTGGCGGGCGGCGCCGACGAGGACTTCCCCCGCCCGGACCCGAAGACCGGCCTGTGGCCGGGCTTCGACCGGATCGCGGGGCCGGGCGCGCTCGGCCTGGTCGGCTCCTACGAGGGCGTCGCCGCCGGGATCCGCGCCTACCGGGACCTCGGCGTCACGACGTTCGTGCTGTCGGCCCGGCCCACCGTCGAGGAGGCCTACCGGCTCGGCGAGCGCCTGCTGCCCCTGTTCGCGACGGAGTCCCAGAAGGAGACCGCGCATGTCCATTGA